In the genome of Leishmania infantum JPCM5 genome chromosome 27, one region contains:
- a CDS encoding putative amino acid transporter, producing MCVGFAICMQPSRDAVYYCLGWHFSMFKDIRTVPFWLNAVICTGLSVLALVLGLFIPNVNVVFGLVGSFCGGFLGFIYPALYVMYAGNWGLRQVGWLHYVSTYLLLIAGVVAVVFGTVASIYGEVH from the coding sequence ATGTGCGTTGGGTTTGCGATCTGCATGCAGCCGTCGCGCGACGCGGTGTACTACTGCCTCGGCTGGCACTTCTCGATGTTCAAGGACATCCGGACGGTGCCGTTCTGGCTGAACGCTGTGATCTGCACTGGGCTCTCCGTGCTTGCGCTTGTGCTGGGGCTGTTCATCCCGAACGTGAACGTCGTGTTTGGGCTTGTGGGCAGCTTCTGCGGCGGGTTCCTGGGGTTCATCTATCCAGCTCTGTACGTCATGTACGCTGGCAACTGGGGCCTGCGGCAGGTGGGCTGGCTCCACTACGTCTCGACGTACTTGCTGCTGATCGCCGGCGtggttgctgttgttttcgGCACGGTTGCCTCTATCTACGGCGAGGTCCActga
- a CDS encoding putative diacylglycerol acyltransferase, producing MLASQAQLSRSHGPASISRPHSDVGLDGEPAAPFEVPHFSTVSLLIVWMLDCAVGLFSLVLSDVYVNQYPEFPLMFFLALGSHLNVLAGFFVYLLGREKYGHKVYRFYQPFAGGVQFVTLQCFGVTCVSSSLLLTAAYALLFEPSVNHSHGFMSTIGVLALFGNILLLLSLRSFTFHDCAKASEPGSTTASLGTGSAFLADKGLSAFLRYLRRRPNAESALEVALLTAQSAFSMVAIRFPRLQEIIFRVNLAITLACGTLSLCFVGYRRSLGFISFRLRMHRTFDTVLLWLSRFLYVAAAFANVLLLMDAGVHTVTPLSVLAVQGLSVVSCVALLMFLRTMRYEALANTPNVPSSVFELGGVVAVATAFLLACLNVSIFFYVQNYPDGLDEAVEGTSWTYQGVLVFVSQLAQLVSLLPTPMVYVSGVIMHDDHFRMLARNRSVETLPVLLLQALSYLLYVAAIISFTLFLSSSAPAIAPLEAVLSTLSVFCMTCAVRLCSSLTYKLRAFLAAVVEEPPSEPTTVGKKPATKAVVSLDSVLPVHTEPSPGLRSRMAEELANTAYIMNGEMIFSYLLCLTNLLLRLLVDISLHHVWGEVELPHARLIMIANACFIACVPLAHYSGRDKGVQVFHPFTGSGSFVALQVLGWMIYAICVIIIILGTIVSSNSNSVPAEWHALIAEGPVMYTLFGVLELIPVVLITLSIAIEARYTMATALQQRLAKESFLELRRFMREELADKSDEEKAVAQVAFRTLMTAALHSFDIPCTDGLLRIYKDPAAARRTGRGSRAQNSCSTGSDDDDGSAEENQSRESSDWSCSGEDLTIRRRRQEGARVLVFLLCCASAAFFVIAAFMAKVMVLSLAFAVTAMLICTISCIGLHAGYGMVLHGEPSVYVPFMPFRGGSQFVVRQMAGWCCYAGAFLVTLITSIESAEVSATAMLIAALLSVTSQVFIFSSVPLFSHRRGEPTFLEVNGEGIVALFTFSGAMAFGRVYTPLVAFFGRDTQHYLHYGDESSASRRTRVPFVLAVMSLSLAVPCTLIALSRTKLQWERVMHTGTAAEAVSKQSPSSTRRERHRTMLAKGISNLIEVLAIVLATFAPLSIGFLIFYFFTQYTPRLVQVMEAYLPVCFALTALTLVLSVVPYVVDVGVPLFVVTVRVTVVTWMLYCMPVLAGGLLLLPALIAPRHSTLFLACGAFVMLMAGNFKKVRLAMKLAVYAVIGYLTYQRCMLHAVGGPSWGMARALGVHVVDCAVLGAWLWYLPLYSGKPYHTGSQRSLRFTEFARNYLFADAVKYFNFRVIVDDPAVQMRDDTSQYLFSFHPHGVFPGTALFASLTAEWALKVGVNAQRYVSTHVASVVFNAPLLRDFNLRLGALSVSRRSVEASLKRGNSVLIVTGGQAEMLRTQVSSERMILITQHTGFIRLAIASRVPLVPLLCFAENNVLGMLQFPRIQRLSLKLLGFPFPVIPLGRFGLPLPFRTPLTLVVGPPLAIPEGADENNPDDMRRVSEAYFQSLKDLFYRRRAEAGYPGMELVLLNEKEEARKRRQAREAAASTAKKQRKMVCCCLLCVCVLAALPLPPLRVGDLICFVAAAAGASLISSRIGCTLRRGIAS from the coding sequence GCTGGACTGCGCTGTGGGGCTCTTCTCGCTTGTCCTGTCTGACGTGTACGTGAACCAGTACCCAGAGTTTCCGCTCATGTTCTTTCTGGCTCTTGGCTCGCACTTGAACGTCCTAGCTGGCTTCTTTGTATATCTGCTCGGCCGCGAGAAGTACGGCCACAAGGTGTATCGGTTCTATCAGCCTTTTGCCGGCGGTGTGCAGTTTGTCACGCTGCAGTGCTTTGGAGTCACGTGCGTgtcgtcctcgctgctgctgacggcggcgtaCGCGCTTCTCTTCGAGCCCTCAGTGAATCATTCGCACGGCTTCATGAGCACGATTGGCGTACTGGCGCTGTTTGGCAACAttcttctcttgctctcGCTGCGGAGTTTCACCTTCCACGACTGCGCCAAGGCCTCGGAGCCGGGATCGACTACCGCGTCATTGGGCACCGGCTCAGCCTTCCTGGCGGACAAAGGCCTCTCCGCATTCCTGCGGtatctgcgccgccgccccaaTGCAGAGagcgcgctggaggtggcaTTGCTGACGGCACAGAGCGCGTTCAGCATGGTGGCGATCCGCTTTCCACGGCTGCAAGAGATTATCTTCCGCGTGAACCTTGCGATCACACTGGCCTGTGGGACGTTGAGTCTGTGCTTCGTTGGCTATCGGCGCTCTCTCGGCTTCATCAGCTTCCGCTTGCGGATGCATCGCACCTTTGACACCGTTCTTCTGTGGCTGTCGCGGTTTCTGTACGTCGCCGCAGCGTTTGCGAATGTGCTGTTGCTCATGGACGCCGGTGTGCACACAGTAACGCCGTTGTCTGTGCTAGCCGTGCAGGGACTGAGCGTCGTGAGttgcgtggcgctgctgatgttTCTGCGCACGATGCGCTATGAGGCTCTGGCGAATACGCCGAACGTTCCAAGCAGTGTGTTCGAGCTCGGcggcgtggtggcggtggcgacggcgtttCTGCTAGCATGCCTGAACGTGAGCATCTTTTTTTATGTACAGAACTACCCCGACGGCctcgacgaggcggtggaggggacAAGCTGGACGTACCAGGGGGTGCTGGTGTTTGTGTCGCAGCTGGCTCAGCTCGTCTCTCTGCTACCAACGCCCATGGTATACGTGTCGGGCGTGATTATGCATGACGATCACTTTCGCATGCTGGCCAGAAACCGCTCAGTCGAAACGCTAccggtgttgctgctgcaggcccTGAGCTATCTGCTTTacgtcgccgccatcatcaGTTTCACGCTCTTTCTGTCCAGCAGTGCTCCTGCCATCGCcccgctggaggcggtgctgtcaACGCTCAGCGTTTTCTGCATGACGTGTGCCGTACGACTGTGCAGCTCCTTGACGTACAAATTGCGCGCCTTtctcgctgccgtggtggaGGAGCCCCCGTCGGAGCCGACCACGGTGGGGAAAAAGCCGGCTACCAAGGCGGTCGTAAGCCTTGACTCAGTGCTCCCTGTACACACCGAGCCGTCACCCGGCCTTCGCAGCAGGatggcggaggagctggccaACACAGCTTACATCATGAACGGTGAGATGATATTCAGCTACCTTCTGTGCCTAACGaacttgctgctgcggctcctTGTTGACATTTCTTTGCATCATGTTTGGGGCGAGGTGGAGCtgccacacgcgcgcctcaTCATGATCGCCAACGCCTGCTTcatcgcgtgcgtgccgctggcgcactACTCGGGCAGAGACAAAGGCGTGCAGGTTTTTCACCCCttcaccggcagcggcagttttgtggcgctgcaggtgcttgGCTGGATGATCTACGCGATTTgcgtcatcatcatcatcctcGGTACCATTGTCTCCAGCAACTCCAACAGCGTTCCCGCCGAGTGGCACGCTCTTATAGCGGAGGGCCCTGTGATGTACACCCTGTTCGGCGTCCTGGAGCTGATTCCGGTCGTCCTCATCACGCTGTCCATCGCGATCGAGGCCCGCTACACCATGGCgacggcactgcagcagcgcttggCGAAGGAGTCGTTcctggagctgcgccgcttcatGCGCGAGGAGTTAGCAGACAAGTCGGACGAGGAGAAGGCCGTTGCCCAGGTCGCGTTCCGAACGCTCatgacggcagcgctgcacagcTTTGACATTCCGTGCACCGACGGCCTCCTCCGCATATATAAGGacccagcggcagcgcgacgtACCGGGAGAGGCTCCCGCGCGCAgaacagctgcagcaccggcagtgacgatgacgacggcagcgccgaagAAAACCAAAGCAGAGAAAGCTCTGACTGGAGTTGCAGTGGCGAGGACTTGACGattcgccgccggcgccaagAGGGCGCACGTGTGCTTGTGTTTCTGCTCTGCTGCGCGTCAGCTGCCTTCTTCGTGATAGCGGCGTTCATGGCGAAGGTAATGGTTTTGTCGTTGGCGTTCGCTGTGACTGCGATGCTCATATGCACGATTTCGTGCATCGGCTTACATGCTGGGTATGGGATGGTCCTCCACGGTGAGCCGAGCGTGTATGTGCCATTTATGCCGTTCCGCGGTGGGTCACAGTTTGTTGTTCGGCAGATGGCAGGATGGTGCTGCTACGCAGGCGCGTTCCTGGTGACGCTAATCACGTCGATCGAGTCCGCGGAGGTGTCCGCCACGGCGATGCTGATTGCCGCGTTGCTGTCGGTGACGAGTCAGGTTTTCATCTTCAGCTCTGTCCCTCTGTTTTCCCACCGGCGCGGCGAGCCGACGTTCCTGGAGGTGAACGGCGAGGGCATCGTCGCCCTGTTCACCTTTTCAGGCGCGATGGCGTTTGGACGAGTTTACACTCCCCTTGTGGCCTTCTTTGGGCGCGACACACAGCACTACCTCCATTACGGCGACGAGAGCTCCGCCTCCCGCAGAACACGCGTGCCATTTGTGCTGGCAGTGATGAGCCTCTCACTAGCGGTGCCGTGTACGCTCATCGCCCTGAGTCGAACGAAGCTGCAATGGGAGCGTGTCATGCacaccggcaccgcagcggaggcggtaTCCAAGCAAAGCCCCTCGTCCACGAGGAGGGAGCGTCATCGCACAATGTTGGCGAAAGGGATTTCGAACCTGATAGAGGTACTTGCCATCGTGCTGGCCACCTTTGCCCCACTGTCGATTGGGTTCTTGATATTTTACTTTTTTACGCAGTACACGCCGCGTCTGGTGCAGGTGATGGAAGCCTACCTGCCGGTCTGCTTCGCTCTCACCGCGCTGACACTGGTGCTGTCTGTGGTGCCGTATGTGGTGGACGTCGGCGTGCCGCTGTTCGTGGTGACGGTGCGTGTGACGGTTGTGACGTGGATGCTATACTGCATGCCCGTGCTCGCTGGGggtctcctgctcctcccgGCGCTGATTGCGCCGCGGCACAGCACCCTCTTCCTTGCGTGCGGCGCGTTTGTCATGCTGATGGCGGGCAACTTCAAGAAGGTGCGGCTTGCGATGAAGCTTGCGGTGTACGCTGTGATCGGCTACCTGACGTACCAGAGGTGCATGCTGCACGCCGTGGGCGGCCCGTCGTGGGGgatggcgcgcgcgcttggCGTGCACGTCGTGGACTGCGCGGTGCTCGGCGCGTGGCTGTGGTACCTCCCGCTGTACTCGGGCAAGCCGTACCACACAGGGTCGCAGCGCAGCCTGCGCTTCACGGAGTTCGCGCGCAACTACCTGTTTGCCGACGCGGTGAAGTACTTCAACTTCCGCGTGATTGTGGACGACCCCGCCGTGCAGATGCGGGACGACACGTCGCAATACCTGTTCTCCTTCCATCCCCACGGCGTGTTCCCCGGCACGGCACTGTTTGCGTCTCTGACGGCGGAGTGGGCCCTCAAGGTCGGCGTCAACGCGCAGCGCTATGTGTCGACGCATGTCGCGAGCGTTGTTTTCAacgcgccactgctgcgagACTTCAACCTGCGTCTCGGTGCGCTGTCAGTGAGCCGGCGCTCTGTGGAGGCGAGCCTCAAGCGCGGCAACAGCGTCCTTATCGTGACGGGTGGCCAGGCGGagatgctgcgcacgcaggtAAGCTCGGAGAGGATGATCCTGATCACGCAGCACACGGGCTTTATACGGCTGGCTATCGCATCAcgggtgccgctggtgccgctgctgtgctttGCGGAGAACAACGTGTTGGGGATGCTGCAGTTTCCGCGCATCCAGCGCCTCTCGCTCAAGCTCCTGGGCTTTCCGTTCCCGGTGATTCCCCTTGGCCGATTCGGTCTGCCTCTGCCGTTCCGCACGCCGCTGACGCTTGTGGTGGGGCCGCCGCTTGCTATTCCCGAGGGTGCGGACGAGAACAACCCCGATGACATGCGGCGCGTGTCGGAGGCGTACTTCCAGTCGCTGAAGGACCTGttctaccgccgccgcgcggagGCCGGCTACCCTGGCATGGAGCTCGTACTGCTGAacgagaaggaggaggcgcggaaGCGCAGGCAGGCCCgcgaggccgcggcgtccACGGCGAAGAAGCAGCGTAAAATGGTCTGTTGCTGcttgctgtgcgtgtgtgtgcttgctgccctcccccttcctccgctGCGCGTGGGCGATCTCATCTGCTtcgtggcggcagctgctggcgcgtcgCTGATCTCTTCACGGATTGGCTGCACTCTGCGTCGTGGCATTGCATCTTGA